The following is a genomic window from Paralichthys olivaceus isolate ysfri-2021 chromosome 3, ASM2471397v2, whole genome shotgun sequence.
TTACTTTGTTACAACTTTACtgatgagaggaaaaaaggaaaaacatctcTGGTTACAGAACACATCGTTTATACAGTGTTCACAGTTTACTAACAGAACAACACAAGCTACAGCTATTATCAAATCATAAAAGTTAAACCACTGGACAAAATCATGATCTAGTAAATAAATACTCATTTACCAATGTGTGAAGCAAGTAAATATTCACCATCCAATTAGTGAATGTGTGATGCTGaagcattaaaaaacaacaaataggaCGTTTAATCACAGTTAAGAAGCACTATCACATGTCTCAGGTCTGATATTATTTagaggttgttttttctttttttaaataacttacCTTGACATCAGTTTGGAACGGTTTTTGTTTGGCCGGCTGAGATCTGGGTGCTGCGTCGTCTCTGCTGGGTTTCTCCTgattctctctcactctcatagGTTTGGCCTTGGGCGTGGTTTTAGTTTTTGCTTGGGCTGTGTGAGCAGCAACACTTTTGGCATCCACTTCTTCTGGCTCCTCTATTTTCTCCACTTGGATTTCTGCATCTGACTCCTCAGTCACATTCTGCTCTGCCTCAGGTCTTCCCTCCTGTTGCTCAGTGTCCGTCTCATCCTCACTGCGGGCAGCTGCTTGCAGTGTCTCCACAACCACCCGGGCCTTCTCCTCCCTGGGTCTGTTTGGATGCCGCTGACGAACCGGATTCCTGTGTGCCCTGCCATCGTCGGCTTGCTGCCTTGGACGTTGCTGCCTTGGACCTTGCTGTTCTGCATCATTGCCTGTTAAGTGGCCAAGGTCCGCGATCCCCTGGATTTGAGCCTGAGGCTGCTGTTGCGGTTGTTGGAGCCCAGGAGGAGGTGGACCCCGTCGACGTAGAGGTGCAGTGATGCCATGCAGGAAGGCTGCATTCACACTGACATACACAAATACCTGCAGAGAAATCAAACGAATACACCAATATATAGAGAAATCAGATTTAATTTACTGTGTTACTCATGTGTCAGTGAGAATTTATGGTCTTTACCACAATGACGATGACGATTGTGAGGAGAACAGGGATCTGCAGGGTAACTGGTAGATCTTTGAGGAGGGCTCGAAGAAACTCACTGATCCCCTGGCCAATGTGCTTCAGTGGCTCTGTGATGAAAGTTGTGATGGTGACGGAGATCGCCTACACAGAGAGGGATGTTGAAATCATAAGTGATTTTTCATTtgcacacaaatataaacattGAAAACTAATatagatttaaaataattaagtgAGAACCACAGGAGTGTTGAATGGgacaaaatttacaagaagtagTTAACAAGAGGCCTCAAAGCTGGAAAATAACAGTCTTGTTGCAGAACACTGGATCTTCTATGTATTGATGTcttgaaaaaaagaattaataGCAACTACACCCACCTTGGTTGGGGGTACCAGCAGAATGGGGTTGACGATGATGAGTTCATAGTATCTCTTACAGGGGTCGTCCTGAAGAGTCCAGGTGCTTCTGAACCACTCTGCAAGAAAAGATAATCAGTGAGTCAGCGTGTTGCAGCAGCTGAGAGTGATGTATTGTACATCTTAAAtttaacaacacatttaaacaacaaGCCGATCatgctgatataaaaacaagacagTGAAGGTGAAAGGATCGATATTTGGATGCAGCAGATCCagttattaatatattttattcctAACATTCTTCCTTATTGTCAAATCTTGgtgcctacattacccacaatgccacGCAGCCAAAGATAGATTGGTCAATCTGCATTATAGCTCAGCCAAATCGCAATCATTTTTTGAATTATAAAAATAGTCATTGATATTATtcttttaaacattaaacacaaaagaaaaatttgcattttcacaaagcTGAAATTGTTTAcagaaaaccacaaagacacaacatgTTCCTCTTGTTATCAACCTACCTTTTAAACTGTCGCTCCAGTCAATTTTCTTCATGCCAGTGCATTTTTGATATACACTGTCCATCTTCGCCATGTTGTTTTGGTGCTCGGCAAAGGCGATCTGGACAAAAACAATGTAACGGCATGAAAAGATTTGAATAGTCTtcgaaaacaaacaaagaatgaCAGCAAGAGCAATGGAACTGAAGGAGCTCCTCACCTTATACAGATAAAACCAGTTCCAGACAAGACTGACAGCGAAGCAGACAGCAAAGAGTCGATTGAACTGCACGAACCAGGACACGGTCGACCACAGCTGAGTGCAGATGATGGCCATCATGACCAGAACACACAGCCCGATCTGGAACACAAGCAGAAAGAACAGAGGTCAATTTATCTTGTGTGATCCCTGTAATGACTGATAAAGTAAGATCTGTTTTCAGCTTCAGATGGATGCATAAACAAGATACTAACGTTTGCAATCAAAAACCTTAGTcttatttttaaatctgaaagAGCGACAGTTAAGGCTGTGACGGTATGGAATGTTTCTTACCGCGACGATAAAGCTCACCTTTATTAGTGTGTCCAGCTCCACGCCAAAGGTGTCCTCAAAACGCCACCTCCAGGCATCGTAGTCATGTGGTTTAAGATTCACTAGTATCTGACTGACAGCAACGTCGAGAGCCCCGGTTCTCCAGTTGTCCTCACCATCCAGAAGTGCCTGAATCTCTGTGATGGCTTGTTTAGAAACTCCTACTCTGGCATCATAGAAAGCATCTGAGGAGTCAGTGGGctggggagaaaagagacaagtgAGTTAAAATGACaatgtcctgttttttttactttatgcAAACTACACCTTCTTTCTGTTAAATCACTGAAGCAGAATGTTGttagaataaagttttaaaaaaagggttaaaaaaaaacaaacacctaCCAAACCGAGTCTTTGCATTTCCTTCATGAGCCTTCTGAGGAATCTCCTGAACACTGGGTTGCATGATGACTGCTCTGAGAGGAGTgagatcttcttcttctgttcttcaaTCTGAGTAAAACCAAATCAGAATATATTTACAGCaacaattttaatttatatGTTGGTTGTGTTGTTGAGGCTGTGTCTATATGAGTGGTTGGTTAGAGGAGTGGTGGGTTACAGGAGTGGTGGGTTACAGGAGTGGTTGGTTAGAGGAGTGGTTGGTTAGAGGAGTGGTTGGTTAGAGGAGTGGTTAGTTAAgagtcctcttctctctgtcaggGTGGTGCTGGTGTGTAGCCTGGTTCTAGTCTCTgcatgtgaaataaaacaccCACCTTCTTCTGCAGATCTGCTACTTGACTGCTGCACTTCCCCAGCTCGGCCTGGCTGGTGTCCTCGGTGTACTCTCTTCTCTTGGTTGCCACATTATCATAGTGAGCCGGCTGCAGGGTAGAGACACATAAAAACGTGTTACTGGTGTCATCACAGACGGGTCAGAGCAGCCTCTGGGTATTCAGGACAACAGAAACGTGAGTGCAGACAGATAAACATCAGCTCACCTCAGTGGGCTTCCTCATGGTCCTGGAGGTCGAGTCATAGTGGAGCATATCATACGGGTCGACCCAGTCATCGTCCGCCTGCTGCCCCACAGCAGAGACGAGAACCAGGCTACACACCAGCACAGTGAGCACCAtcctgacagagagaagaggactcCAACCACTCCTTTAACCCACCACACCTCTAACTCACCGCTGCTTTAATTAACTACTGATCTAACCCACCACTCCTTTAACCAACCACACCTCTAACTCACCGCTGCTTTAATCAACTACTGATCTAACCCACCACCTCTATAACTAACCCCTCCTCTAACTACACCAGTGTTTGTAGTTAGCTCGCTAACATGGACGTGCAGCAGGAGGAAAGGGAAACCTGTCCCTCACCTGACTTCTGTTACATCCGCGTGGAGATGAGACGAGACGAGGCTGACTCACACTGAGCTCCACGAACACACGTTCATCTGAAGTAAACATCAACCTGCTCTCCACAACAACAGCTCATCGATACAACTACGAGTTAGCGCCACAACCTTTGACCCGGAACGAACGGAGCACACTTACACCGCAAAGGCTCATGGGAGTTGTAGTCAGTCACGACCggcactttatttttttattttttcggGGACGGCGACTATTTTCTTGAtgataaaaactgaataaatgacaTGTGAGGTGGAAGTACATGTgtgttcttaaaaaaaaaaatggaatacaTATAAGTTATAAACATGACAAGCTAAATGTACTCCAAAAATATAACATGAGAAGTAAAAggattaaagaaagaaaaagagtaCAAACAATAATTAAGTAATTAATGTCGCAGGCTGTTAGTGATGATCAGAGATTTCAGATAGTTTCACAGTGAGATCCACTGACAATGATTGATAACATAatgcagaaaagaaaacttGATTATGCTGATTTGAATTTCTGCTGCATGAAACAGGGAAGTTATTTCACTCGGTGTGAGACCAGTTTAAGCTGCACTTAATCttttttgttccattttttcCTGAATGACAGGTGGACACATCTGAGCcgattttttttccagatttagCATAACTATTAAGATCCCAAGAAActgatatttaattttaaatcaaacatttatttgcttgtgaaaaaataaatgttgctgCATTAGGAGCGATGAACTAATGACCCTTTTTCTAGTTGATCACACACCTGAGTTGCTGGTACTTCAGTCAATTTTCTCAATCAAATATTATGTCACCAATAAAACTAGTATTTGTACTGTCAGTTTTATTTGAGTCATACCAATAAAGCACAATGATCAAATAAATGACACAAAAGATACTGAAATAACATATTTATTGCAAAGATGTGTCTGTAATATTTACATGATTAAATGAACACGTTGACTGTAGAGTTAATCTTGAGATACAGTTCAGCTCGATTTGAGAAGCTGAGGGCGAATAATTCACATCTTCATaaagacataaataaaaacatcagcacTGTGAGAACCTCACATCATAGATCAAGTGTCGGGGTTTTAAGGAACCTAAACAAAGATTTCCTATAAAGAAGGCAATCATGTCAAATACCAAGGTTAATTTTTGGCCTCTGTTCATGATACAGGAGCTGAACTGTGGGACACAAAGCTCCATAAATGCTCACTAGCAACACGAGGACAGGCGATGTTTACTGTTTCGATAGAAAGGCAGTTCTGCAAGGTTGTggaatttattttccttttccccCTTTACCACTCTTCATTCCTCCCTTGCCACCTTTTGACGGTCTTCCTTTGCCTTTTCCCCCTTTTCCTTTGCCCCCTTTGACACGTTGGTCTTTCCTCTGCATCCCCCGCATGTCTTTCTTCATTCGTCCGTCTACTACTTTGAAGACTCCCTTGACGCCCGGGGGCCGCCTCACCTTCTTGCCAGCTCCCTTTTTGGTCACGACATATGtgacttctctcttttctttcccgaTGTTGGCTTTCTTGTAGATACTGGCAGAATgaggaaaagacaagaaaagaaatatgaGATTGTATTATTCCTAAAATTAGTTTATGGGAGTTATAATTGACTTGGTGTACGGGTGTAACGTCATACCTCTTCAGCTGAGCCATCTTCTCCCTCTCAGAGATGTCCACTGTGTTGACAACTGCCTCCGCCTTCTTCTTTGCTTGCTCCATCTTtttcagcatctggaaaagtcacagagaaaacaacaaatcaagatCCACAGAAAtactttgagtttttttgtgcatgttaATAGAGATCTAGCTGCTATGACTTAAATAATGTCTGATAATCTTTTGGCGTCTTTAACCTTTAAATCACATCATTATGGTTTTATCCTCAACTTacccttctcttcttcctggCCTTGGCTTCAGCCACTCTTTTGATGGGTCGGGCATCGATCTCCTTCCATTTCTGTTTGAATTCCTCCACCATCTCTTTAGTGACAGGCACTGGCTTCTTCCGGTGTTTACGTTCATCGTCCAGAAACCACTCAGGTACTTCCCACGGCTCATCGGAGCTAGCAAACCTGCAGAAGCAGACAGTTTGTTGTAGAGATAAAAACAATACAGTACATTgatatgtttattttactgcatAGAACACGAACTAAATCCAGTATTATCACTGATTGAGGTTCACAAAGCAAGCTGTGATGACGACAACACATGCAATAGATATTCATCAGTATAAAGAGCATTTTAAAGAAACTGACTTTGTGGCAATTATTAAATATGAACTGCAAAACATCAAAGAATATCTTTCAAAACATTAGTTATATACATGCAGCACCTGGTGAAAAATATTTGTCATTGGGGAAAAACACATCCTTCGTCCCCAGGACTAATTCTTCACACTGAACATGAAAACCTTTAAACTGGCACACAATCAAACATGatccttttattttcacacattttgtgTCACTGGTGAGTTTTAACAGTAGCAGGAAGTTTATGTAGGATTTACCCATAATTAACAACAGGTCCCATTTTCACCATTATGAAGAAAAATGTTACAGCATCCATGACCTCATATCTATAatttatatacatgtttacAATAACAGAGACCTATGACAcagaataatgaaaataaaagggtTTGGATACTTGTCAGTGGAATCAATTCATTGCTGATCGCACTCTTACTGTGTGACACTGGTTATAATATAGAAATCAGCATCTGCTTTGTGAGACAGTTTGACTCAGACAGAAGCTACGCACACTATGACCACCACTCACCTATGAAAGGAGGTGTCCACGAGGTCTCTGGCTCTTTTCTTCGACGTAGCGATCTGACAGCCGAGGGCCAGGCCTTCAGCATCCAGGATCCTGGCTTTCTTACCTGAGGAGCACAAAACATTCACATATACATGAAGTTACACTCTCactaaaatgtattcatttggTTCAAAAGCTTCTTACGCTGACATGTCTAGTTTTATCTGTAGTGTTTTCATTACTCACTGGTGCTCTCTACAGGAACAACCTGGAGGTCATCATTGGCCTCTCCTGACTTCCCAGCAGCCCCCTTCGCTTGCTTCATCCTGGTGATCTCACTGGAAAAAAGGCAGAACGTTTTGAATGAATTGTTTGTACATTGATTATATCTGACAACATGGAATTTAAGCTTGTTCATTCTATTCAATTTCTCTTCCATCCATCGTATGATATCATTACCCAAAAACCAGATTGGACAAGAAATGAAGTTTTACTTCTCATCGTCGCTGCTGTCGTCTGAGTCGCTGTCGCTCTCCTTCCCAGCTTCCTTTGAAGGTCCCGCCTTCTCCTCATCTGGCTGAGCAGCTGCCGcctccgccgcctcctccttctcctccttctcctcagctTTCCTCTTTTGGCCCGTTACTAAAGAAGGTCCCAAAATGTTACATTTCAGATTCCTAGATGTAGGAGAACTAATAAAATCGCACTTTAACAATTTGTAGAAATTCCCACGACACTAAAACCCTGGCCTAATATTGTGTTGGAGACTTTTTCCAAACCCGACTGTATATTTCAGAAAAGGTTCTTTTGATGAATATGTCAATTGAAACAGGGGAGATGGTgacctgtctgtttgttctggAACCACTCAGTCTGTTGGAGCTCATTCTCTGCGTCTCCTTCCAGGTCAATCTCAGAGAAGATGCCCTGCAGAGAAAGAGGGgtgggggtcaaaggtcagacatCACACAGAAAACTGAGAAGGACAAGTAACGATGTAAGAAGAAGCACAGGACCAGTCGCAATATAAAATACCACTGACGGCAGCAATATAACAGGGTCTGTGCATGttgtgttgcattatgggaaacaaaCCTTGCTGAACCACAGGCTAGTCTCTCGCTCTTTTTTCTCATCCTttccctccagctccaccagcaGACCACTCTCATTCccttcgtcctcctcttcctcagcaaACTGTactctgaaaaaacaaatacacaaatcaaAAACGATTTAAGGAACTATTGAGGGTATTCTGTGAAAAAGTTGAGAACATTTGATACAATAAAATTAAAGGCTGAGGGTTACTCTTGGTTGCCGAATCATTATTCTGTTCTATCGGCAGAGGCGACGTCTTAATGGACAAGAGTGGGACTCACTTTACGTTTAAGACTCAATGAACTTGCAGTAATCATCTCACAtgtgtctgaaatgtcaaatCCAATCCACATCAGCAGCTCGTGATTTTAAGCAGTTGGACTGAAACCACAGGACAGTTCCTGGTCTGACCAGCTACTTACTTCTTCTTTGGTGCCTTCTTCTCCAGCTCgttctgtctctgctccacctcctccatgtcctcGTCATCTAAATCAGAGGCCAGGGACATTTTATCTGCATCGTCTTCCTCGTCCTCAGACAGGTACaggtcatcatcttcatctggTAAATTATCCGCCACCTGCATGTCCCCCTTGGTTATATCAGTCAGCACCTGATAGAGAGAGGTTAAAGTAATTGGTACCAGTGAAGAGCCTCTTTTCTGTATAATCTGAATCTGAACAGTTCATCATTATAGTTCCAATATGAACTTTAAATAAGTGACACCACTACTGCGTGAACGTCAACACACTTATATTATCACTGCTCCATCATTACAGCACAGGTGGATCTCATTTCCATCACACCAAAGCAGGTTAGGTGTTCGGcctaagttaccatggtgatttatccAGGTTCACCCCCACAGTTAAAACTGAAGTTACCACACTAAGCACAAATCCTGCAGAACACTTTTGTTTCCCAGAAAACTCCATATGCCACCTTCAAAAAACTTGATGGCTTAAAGTCTACATATACAATGAGTGACTTCAGTTCAGAGATCACATGGGTTAAAGTGGAAATGCGTTACCTTTTGCTTCTTGATGGTGCTGAGAGAAAACAGGCATGTGTCGTTGCTGTCTGCGATGGAGACGCCTGGCAGGTCCATCTTCAgctccactctctccctcagctTCCTGCGCTCTttcagcagcttcttcttcttcctgatgGAGCAGATAGGATAAGATGAGATAT
Proteins encoded in this region:
- the clcc1 gene encoding chloride channel CLIC-like protein 1 isoform X3; its protein translation is MVLTVLVCSLVLVSAVGQQADDDWVDPYDMLHYDSTSRTMRKPTEPAHYDNVATKRREYTEDTSQAELGKCSSQVADLQKKIEEQKKKISLLSEQSSCNPVFRRFLRRLMKEMQRLGLPTDSSDAFYDARVGVSKQAITEIQALLDGEDNWRTGALDVAVSQILVNLKPHDYDAWRWRFEDTFGVELDTLIKIGLCVLVMMAIICTQLWSTVSWFVQFNRLFAVCFAVSLVWNWFYLYKIAFAEHQNNMAKMDSVYQKCTGMKKIDWSDSLKEWFRSTWTLQDDPCKRYYELIIVNPILLVPPTKAISVTITTFITEPLKHIGQGISEFLRALLKDLPVTLQIPVLLTIVIVIVVFVYVSVNAAFLHGITAPLRRRGPPPPGLQQPQQQPQAQIQGIADLGHLTGNDAEQQGPRQQRPRQQADDGRAHRNPVRQRHPNRPREEKARVVVETLQAAARSEDETDTEQQEGRPEAEQNVTEESDAEIQVEKIEEPEEVDAKSVAAHTAQAKTKTTPKAKPMRVRENQEKPSRDDAAPRSQPAKQKPFQTDVK
- the clcc1 gene encoding chloride channel CLIC-like protein 1 isoform X2, whose amino-acid sequence is MVLTVLVCSLVLVSAVGQQADDDWVDPYDMLHYDSTSRTMRKPTEPAHYDNVATKRREYTEDTSQAELGKCSSQVADLQKKIEEQKKKISLLSEQSSCNPVFRRFLRRLMKEMQRLGLPTDSSDAFYDARVGVSKQAITEIQALLDGEDNWRTGALDVAVSQILVNLKPHDYDAWRWRFEDTFGVELDTLIKIGLCVLVMMAIICTQLWSTVSWFVQFNRLFAVCFAVSLVWNWFYLYKIAFAEHQNNMAKMDSVYQKCTGMKKIDWSDSLKEWFRSTWTLQDDPCKRYYELIIVNPILLVPPTKAISVTITTFITEPLKHIGQGISEFLRALLKDLPVTLQIPVLLTIVIVIVVFVYVSVNAAFLHGITAPLRRRGPPPPGLQQPQQQPQAQIQGIADLGHLTGNDAEQQGPRQQRPRQQADDGRAHRNPVRQRHPNRPREEKARVVVETLQAAARSEDETDTEQQEGRPEAEQNVTEESDAEIQVEKIEEPEEVDAKSVAAHTAQAKTKTTPKAKPMRVRENQEKPSRDDAAPRSQPAKQKPFQTDVKHHTFTNWMVNIYLLHTL
- the clcc1 gene encoding chloride channel CLIC-like protein 1 isoform X1, whose product is MVLTVLVCSLVLVSAVGQQADDDWVDPYDMLHYDSTSRTMRKPTEPAHYDNVATKRREYTEDTSQAELGKCSSQVADLQKKIEEQKKKISLLSEQSSCNPVFRRFLRRLMKEMQRLGLPTDSSDAFYDARVGVSKQAITEIQALLDGEDNWRTGALDVAVSQILVNLKPHDYDAWRWRFEDTFGVELDTLIKIGLCVLVMMAIICTQLWSTVSWFVQFNRLFAVCFAVSLVWNWFYLYKIAFAEHQNNMAKMDSVYQKCTGMKKIDWSDSLKEWFRSTWTLQDDPCKRYYELIIVNPILLVPPTKAISVTITTFITEPLKHIGQGISEFLRALLKDLPVTLQIPVLLTIVIVIVVFVYVSVNAAFLHGITAPLRRRGPPPPGLQQPQQQPQAQIQGIADLGHLTGNDAEQQGPRQQRPRQQADDGRAHRNPVRQRHPNRPREEKARVVVETLQAAARSEDETDTEQQEGRPEAEQNVTEESDAEIQVEKIEEPEEVDAKSVAAHTAQAKTKTTPKAKPMRVRENQEKPSRDDAAPRSQPAKQKPFQTDVKDLKASAGHRTPSVSVTHVETLGLPVQETSTAPGE
- the clcc1 gene encoding chloride channel CLIC-like protein 1 isoform X5, with translation MKEMQRLGLPTDSSDAFYDARVGVSKQAITEIQALLDGEDNWRTGALDVAVSQILVNLKPHDYDAWRWRFEDTFGVELDTLIKIGLCVLVMMAIICTQLWSTVSWFVQFNRLFAVCFAVSLVWNWFYLYKIAFAEHQNNMAKMDSVYQKCTGMKKIDWSDSLKEWFRSTWTLQDDPCKRYYELIIVNPILLVPPTKAISVTITTFITEPLKHIGQGISEFLRALLKDLPVTLQIPVLLTIVIVIVVFVYVSVNAAFLHGITAPLRRRGPPPPGLQQPQQQPQAQIQGIADLGHLTGNDAEQQGPRQQRPRQQADDGRAHRNPVRQRHPNRPREEKARVVVETLQAAARSEDETDTEQQEGRPEAEQNVTEESDAEIQVEKIEEPEEVDAKSVAAHTAQAKTKTTPKAKPMRVRENQEKPSRDDAAPRSQPAKQKPFQTDVKDLKASAGHRTPSVSVTHVETLGLPVQETSTAPGE
- the clcc1 gene encoding chloride channel CLIC-like protein 1 isoform X4; translated protein: MFTSDERVFVELSVSQPRLVSSPRGCNRSQIEEQKKKISLLSEQSSCNPVFRRFLRRLMKEMQRLGLPTDSSDAFYDARVGVSKQAITEIQALLDGEDNWRTGALDVAVSQILVNLKPHDYDAWRWRFEDTFGVELDTLIKIGLCVLVMMAIICTQLWSTVSWFVQFNRLFAVCFAVSLVWNWFYLYKIAFAEHQNNMAKMDSVYQKCTGMKKIDWSDSLKEWFRSTWTLQDDPCKRYYELIIVNPILLVPPTKAISVTITTFITEPLKHIGQGISEFLRALLKDLPVTLQIPVLLTIVIVIVVFVYVSVNAAFLHGITAPLRRRGPPPPGLQQPQQQPQAQIQGIADLGHLTGNDAEQQGPRQQRPRQQADDGRAHRNPVRQRHPNRPREEKARVVVETLQAAARSEDETDTEQQEGRPEAEQNVTEESDAEIQVEKIEEPEEVDAKSVAAHTAQAKTKTTPKAKPMRVRENQEKPSRDDAAPRSQPAKQKPFQTDVKDLKASAGHRTPSVSVTHVETLGLPVQETSTAPGE
- the ftsj3 gene encoding pre-rRNA 2'-O-ribose RNA methyltransferase FTSJ3 isoform X1, producing the protein MGKKLKVGKTRKDKFYHLAKETGYRSRSSFKLIQLNRKFQFLQKARALVDLCAAPGGWLQVASKFMPVSSLIIGVDLVPIRPIPNVVMLQEDITTEKCRQALRKQLQTWKVDVVLNDGAPNVGANWQHDAFSQAHLTLMALKLACDYLAKGGTFVTKVFRSKDYQPLIWIFQQFFKKVQATKPQASRNESAEIFVVCQGYVAPDKIDSKFFDPKHAFKEVEVQAKTVKDLMPVKKPKAKGYTDGDLTLYYSFTVTAFLQAENPIDFLSKASEISFDNPDLESHSATSIEIKECCRDIKVLGRKELRLLLSWRSKLRRYLSKKLKAAKEQGQEISLSSDEDKSHSDDEPDKKKEKKEEEEDDDENEEEELEKKLAELKAEEVADLKRKKKKLLKERRKLRERVELKMDLPGVSIADSNDTCLFSLSTIKKQKVLTDITKGDMQVADNLPDEDDDLYLSEDEEDDADKMSLASDLDDEDMEEVEQRQNELEKKAPKKKVQFAEEEEDEGNESGLLVELEGKDEKKERETSLWFSKGIFSEIDLEGDAENELQQTEWFQNKQTVTGQKRKAEEKEEKEEAAEAAAAQPDEEKAGPSKEAGKESDSDSDDSSDDENEITRMKQAKGAAGKSGEANDDLQVVPVESTSKKARILDAEGLALGCQIATSKKRARDLVDTSFHRFASSDEPWEVPEWFLDDERKHRKKPVPVTKEMVEEFKQKWKEIDARPIKRVAEAKARKKRRMLKKMEQAKKKAEAVVNTVDISEREKMAQLKSIYKKANIGKEKREVTYVVTKKGAGKKVRRPPGVKGVFKVVDGRMKKDMRGMQRKDQRVKGGKGKGGKGKGRPSKGGKGGMKSGKGGKGK
- the ftsj3 gene encoding pre-rRNA 2'-O-ribose RNA methyltransferase FTSJ3 isoform X2; its protein translation is MGKKLKVGKTRKDKFYHLAKETGYRSRSSFKLIQLNRKFQFLQKARALVDLCAAPGGWLQVASKFMPVSSLIIGVDLVPIRPIPNVVMLQEDITTEKCRQALRKQLQTWKVDVVLNDGAPNVGANWQHDAFSQAHLTLMALKLACDYLAKGGTFVTKVFRSKDYQPLIWIFQQFFKKVQATKPQASRNESAEIFVVCQGYVAPDKIDSKFFDPKHAFKEVEVQAKTVKDLMPVKKPKAEGYTDGDLTLYYSFTVTAFLQAENPIDFLSKASEISFDNPDLESHSATSIEIKECCRDIKVLGRKELRLLLSWRSKLRRYLSKKLKAAKEQGQEISLSSDEDKSHSDDEPDKKKEKKEEEEDDDENEEEELEKKLAELKAEEVADLKRKKKKLLKERRKLRERVELKMDLPGVSIADSNDTCLFSLSTIKKQKVLTDITKGDMQVADNLPDEDDDLYLSEDEEDDADKMSLASDLDDEDMEEVEQRQNELEKKAPKKKVQFAEEEEDEGNESGLLVELEGKDEKKERETSLWFSKGIFSEIDLEGDAENELQQTEWFQNKQTVTGQKRKAEEKEEKEEAAEAAAAQPDEEKAGPSKEAGKESDSDSDDSSDDENEITRMKQAKGAAGKSGEANDDLQVVPVESTSKKARILDAEGLALGCQIATSKKRARDLVDTSFHRFASSDEPWEVPEWFLDDERKHRKKPVPVTKEMVEEFKQKWKEIDARPIKRVAEAKARKKRRMLKKMEQAKKKAEAVVNTVDISEREKMAQLKSIYKKANIGKEKREVTYVVTKKGAGKKVRRPPGVKGVFKVVDGRMKKDMRGMQRKDQRVKGGKGKGGKGKGRPSKGGKGGMKSGKGGKGK